From Vibrio splendidus, a single genomic window includes:
- the rnr gene encoding ribonuclease R, which translates to MSENTPMSENTTATTTVDPFADRESKNYENPVPSREFIISFLTDANIPMNRNDLFEALGLAGEEQYEGLRRRLRAMERDGQLIFTRRQCYALPEKMELIKGYVIGHKDGHGWVRPDGSVGKDNDIVLPHHQMKTIMHGDYVLAQPTDNSKRGRREGRLVRVLEERKTPLVGRFFLEYGHSYVVADDSRISHDIQIPTEHKGGARMGNVVVIEITDRGGRSRNMMGKVTEVLGENMAPGMETQIAIRTHQIPQEWPEAVDKQIVNLGEHVPEEAKEGRVDLRKLPLVTIDGEDARDFDDAVYCEAKKGGGWRLWVAIADVSYYVRPDTALDKEAINRGNSVYFPSQVVPMLPEVLSNGLCSLNPQVDRLCMVCEMTISDKGKLSGYKHYEAVMNSHARLTYNKVGAILDGNEELRERYEPEVPHLEELHKMYKVLKKTRDERGAIEFETVETKFIFNADRKIDRIEPVIRNDAHKIIEECMILANIASASYVEKAKEPALYRVHDTPGEERLTGFKSFLSELGLTLEGGLSPSPVDYAQLMQQINEREDRELIQTMLLRSMKQAVYNADNAGHFGLALKRYAHFTSPIRRYPDLLLHRAIKYLIAKEEGRQSERWTPTGGYHYTFDDMDFYGEQCSMTERRADDATREVNDWLKCEYMQDHVGEVMDGVIANVTGFGFFVRLTELHIDGLVHISALANDYYQFDAVGQRLVGESSGNIYRLGDSVKVKVSAVNLETRQIDFDLEDTDRQPRGKGKTAKKRAAEAMKKAKSKKRSAVKSNKPGVPATPLVEPTKRPDGSSESSAKKKSANKTGAAKARAKKKRTASRKPKADKS; encoded by the coding sequence ATGTCAGAAAACACACCAATGTCAGAAAACACGACAGCGACAACCACTGTTGATCCTTTTGCCGACCGAGAGTCGAAAAATTACGAAAACCCAGTACCAAGCCGAGAGTTCATTATTTCGTTTCTAACAGACGCGAATATCCCAATGAACCGTAACGATCTATTCGAAGCTTTGGGTTTGGCTGGAGAGGAACAATATGAAGGGCTGCGTCGTCGTTTACGTGCAATGGAACGTGATGGACAGCTTATCTTTACCCGTCGTCAGTGCTACGCATTGCCTGAGAAGATGGAATTGATTAAAGGCTATGTGATTGGTCATAAAGACGGTCATGGTTGGGTTCGCCCAGACGGCAGTGTGGGTAAAGACAATGATATCGTGTTGCCGCATCACCAGATGAAAACCATCATGCACGGTGATTACGTACTGGCTCAGCCTACTGACAACAGTAAACGTGGTCGTCGTGAAGGTCGTTTGGTTCGTGTTCTTGAAGAGCGCAAAACCCCACTTGTTGGCCGCTTCTTTTTAGAATATGGCCATTCTTACGTGGTTGCTGATGATTCGCGTATTAGTCACGACATCCAGATCCCTACCGAGCATAAAGGCGGTGCTCGAATGGGTAATGTGGTTGTGATTGAAATTACGGATCGTGGTGGTCGTTCTCGTAACATGATGGGTAAAGTGACCGAAGTTCTTGGTGAAAACATGGCTCCGGGTATGGAAACGCAGATCGCGATCCGTACTCACCAGATCCCACAAGAGTGGCCTGAAGCGGTAGATAAGCAAATCGTAAACCTCGGTGAGCACGTTCCTGAAGAAGCAAAAGAAGGACGTGTTGATCTACGCAAACTGCCATTGGTTACCATTGATGGCGAAGATGCGCGTGACTTCGATGATGCGGTTTACTGTGAAGCGAAGAAAGGCGGAGGCTGGCGCCTGTGGGTAGCGATTGCTGACGTAAGTTACTACGTTCGCCCAGACACTGCGCTAGACAAAGAAGCGATTAACCGTGGTAACTCGGTATACTTCCCGTCACAAGTTGTGCCAATGCTGCCAGAAGTCCTTTCTAATGGCCTATGTTCATTGAACCCTCAAGTCGACCGTTTATGTATGGTGTGTGAGATGACTATCTCAGACAAAGGTAAACTGTCAGGTTACAAGCACTACGAAGCGGTAATGAACTCTCATGCCCGTCTGACTTACAACAAAGTTGGCGCTATCTTAGATGGCAATGAAGAACTTCGTGAGCGTTACGAGCCTGAAGTACCACATCTTGAAGAGCTTCATAAGATGTACAAGGTACTTAAGAAAACGCGTGACGAACGTGGTGCGATTGAGTTTGAAACGGTAGAAACTAAGTTTATCTTCAATGCGGATCGTAAGATTGACCGTATTGAGCCAGTCATCCGTAACGATGCACACAAGATCATCGAAGAGTGTATGATTCTTGCGAATATCGCATCGGCGTCTTACGTAGAAAAAGCGAAAGAACCTGCACTGTACCGTGTTCACGATACTCCGGGAGAAGAGCGCTTAACGGGCTTTAAGAGCTTCCTGAGTGAGCTAGGTTTAACGCTGGAAGGTGGTCTGTCGCCATCACCAGTAGACTATGCACAACTGATGCAACAGATTAATGAGCGTGAAGATCGTGAGTTAATCCAAACCATGCTACTGCGCTCGATGAAGCAAGCGGTATACAACGCGGACAACGCGGGTCACTTTGGTTTAGCTCTTAAACGCTATGCTCACTTTACCTCGCCAATTCGTCGTTACCCAGATTTGCTGTTGCACCGCGCGATTAAGTACCTTATTGCGAAAGAAGAAGGCCGTCAGAGTGAGCGTTGGACGCCAACGGGTGGTTACCACTACACTTTCGATGATATGGACTTCTACGGCGAGCAGTGTTCAATGACTGAGCGTCGTGCTGATGATGCTACGCGTGAAGTGAACGACTGGCTGAAGTGTGAGTACATGCAAGACCATGTCGGCGAAGTGATGGATGGCGTAATTGCTAACGTGACTGGCTTCGGCTTCTTTGTTCGTCTCACTGAACTGCACATTGATGGCTTGGTACATATCTCAGCGCTAGCGAATGATTACTACCAATTTGATGCTGTTGGTCAGCGTTTAGTCGGTGAAAGCTCAGGTAACATCTACCGCTTAGGTGATTCGGTTAAAGTGAAGGTTTCTGCGGTTAATCTAGAAACTCGCCAAATCGACTTTGATTTAGAAGACACCGATCGTCAGCCGCGTGGTAAAGGTAAAACGGCCAAGAAACGTGCAGCTGAAGCGATGAAAAAGGCGAAAAGCAAAAAGCGTTCAGCGGTGAAGAGTAATAAGCCGGGTGTACCTGCGACGCCTTTAGTTGAACCTACTAAGCGACCAGACGGTAGCTCTGAAAGTTCAGCTAAGAAGAAGTCAGCGAATAAAACCGGTGCTGCGAAGGCGCGAGCTAAGAAAAAGCGTACCGCAAGTCGTAAGCCAAAGGCTGATAAGTCTTAA
- the rlmB gene encoding 23S rRNA (guanosine(2251)-2'-O)-methyltransferase RlmB, which translates to MSNEFIYGIHAVKAVLEKDPARFIEAYVLKGRQDDRLLPLLNQLQQFGVSIQQMGRKPLDEKAQGANHQGLIAKVKPAKQLNETHLDDILAQHEQPLLLVLDGVTDPHNLGACLRNADAAGVAAVIVPKDRSSPLTATVSKVACGAAETVPLVRVTNLARTMRALQEQGVWFVGTAGEATHDIYQAKLTGPLAVVMGAEGDGMRRLTRETCDDLIKIPMSGSVSSLNVSVASGICLFEAVRQRLAQ; encoded by the coding sequence ATGAGTAACGAATTTATTTACGGTATTCACGCGGTGAAAGCCGTACTAGAAAAAGATCCAGCGCGCTTTATTGAAGCGTACGTGCTTAAAGGTCGTCAAGACGATCGTCTTCTTCCATTACTGAATCAACTGCAGCAATTTGGTGTGTCGATTCAACAAATGGGCCGTAAGCCGCTTGATGAAAAAGCACAGGGTGCAAATCACCAAGGTCTTATTGCTAAGGTGAAGCCTGCTAAGCAGCTTAATGAAACTCACCTAGACGATATCCTAGCGCAGCACGAACAGCCTCTGCTGTTGGTTCTAGATGGCGTAACAGACCCTCATAACCTAGGTGCTTGTCTACGTAACGCGGATGCTGCGGGTGTGGCGGCTGTTATCGTACCTAAAGATCGCTCTTCGCCGCTAACGGCAACCGTAAGCAAGGTAGCGTGTGGTGCGGCTGAAACCGTTCCTCTAGTGCGCGTAACCAACCTAGCCCGTACAATGCGCGCTCTACAAGAGCAAGGTGTATGGTTTGTGGGTACCGCAGGTGAAGCGACGCATGACATCTACCAAGCGAAGCTAACGGGTCCTCTTGCGGTAGTTATGGGTGCAGAAGGTGACGGCATGCGTCGTTTAACGCGTGAAACCTGTGATGACCTAATTAAGATTCCAATGTCAGGCAGCGTGTCGAGCCTCAACGTTTCGGTAGCATCAGGCATCTGTCTGTTCGAAGCGGTACGTCAGCGCCTAGCTCAATAG
- the rpsF gene encoding 30S ribosomal protein S6 — protein MRHYEIVFMVHPDQSEQVAGMIERYTGSITEAGGTIHRLEDWGRRQMAYPINKLHKAHYVLMNVEAGQEVMDELETAFRFNDAVLRNMIMRTKGAVTEQSIMLKQKEERAERAPRRDDREERAPRREEEAKPEAAAE, from the coding sequence ATGCGTCATTATGAAATCGTATTCATGGTTCACCCTGATCAAAGCGAGCAAGTTGCTGGCATGATCGAGCGTTACACTGGTTCAATCACTGAAGCTGGCGGTACTATCCACCGTCTAGAAGACTGGGGCCGCCGTCAAATGGCTTACCCAATCAACAAACTTCACAAAGCTCACTACGTTCTTATGAACGTTGAAGCTGGCCAAGAAGTGATGGACGAGCTAGAAACTGCTTTCCGTTTTAACGATGCAGTTCTACGTAACATGATCATGCGCACTAAAGGCGCTGTGACTGAGCAATCTATCATGCTTAAGCAAAAAGAAGAGCGTGCAGAGCGTGCTCCTCGTCGTGATGACCGTGAAGAACGTGCACCACGTCGTGAAGAAGAAGCTAAGCCAGAAGCTGCTGCTGAGTAA
- the rpsR gene encoding 30S ribosomal protein S18, with protein sequence MARFFRRRKFCRFTAEGVQEIDYKDVATLKNYITEAGKIVPSRITGTSAKYQRQLARAIKRSRYLALLPYTDKHQ encoded by the coding sequence ATGGCTCGTTTCTTCCGTCGTCGTAAATTCTGCCGTTTTACTGCAGAAGGCGTACAAGAGATTGACTACAAAGACGTAGCAACTCTAAAAAACTACATCACTGAAGCTGGTAAAATTGTACCTAGCCGTATCACTGGTACAAGTGCTAAATACCAACGTCAGCTAGCTCGCGCTATCAAGCGTTCTCGTTACCTAGCTCTACTACCGTACACTGACAAGCATCAGTAA
- the rplI gene encoding 50S ribosomal protein L9, protein MQVILLDKIGNLGGLGDQVNVKSGYARNFLIPQGKVVMATKDNVAMFETRRAELEAKVAEQLAAAEARAETVNTLEGVTIASKAGDEGKLFGSIGTRDIADAITAAGVAVVKSEVRLPEGALRNIGEFEVSIQLHSEVFATAKIAIVAAE, encoded by the coding sequence ATGCAAGTTATTCTACTTGATAAAATCGGTAACCTAGGTGGCCTTGGCGACCAAGTAAACGTTAAATCTGGTTACGCTCGTAACTTCCTTATCCCACAGGGTAAAGTAGTTATGGCAACTAAAGACAACGTTGCTATGTTCGAAACTCGCCGTGCTGAACTAGAAGCTAAAGTTGCTGAGCAACTAGCTGCTGCAGAAGCTCGCGCAGAGACAGTTAACACTCTAGAAGGCGTTACAATCGCTTCTAAAGCTGGTGACGAAGGCAAACTATTCGGTTCTATCGGTACTCGTGACATCGCAGATGCTATTACAGCAGCTGGTGTTGCAGTAGTTAAGAGCGAAGTACGCCTACCTGAAGGCGCTCTACGTAACATCGGCGAATTCGAAGTAAGCATCCAACTTCACTCTGAAGTTTTTGCTACTGCGAAAATCGCTATCGTTGCAGCTGAGTAA